In the genome of Vibrio sp. NTOU-M3, one region contains:
- a CDS encoding EAL domain-containing protein yields the protein MSIRSISRFGVLTLKTKTALLFATGLLSILLSSLFITRYFFLLSIDQLELDQIVKANRQAESVIERIVEAQNERAYDWAHWDESYLLLKQGDPGYYDRNLGLSTLDTLGLDLIAYLQTDFTVTESLYRNMDGKGFELLLEAFLRSKGMNAHIARMKTVLDGEKHGISGIIKGNGELWIISLTPVRDSEGESEMVGWQIWGQHLSYRFPHEYSGILSAENEILYDQQHDIKSTDEHWLLDSGIFVHKDDQILSAHSPLVGLGGEALAILHTEVPRAFYSKGNRLFLRLIIIVLAVAIAITTVTVFLFRIQVGNRFKHLEHGITRLFDGNELPERKTKDEFERITELVSHLAQSSSVNEDKLSETLQKFEALYQSQNMGMMLVVDKVIVDSNLAVEQMLGYKKHELQSMSLENLCAAQAPHHCKVEDMYAAIEQGQREFEAELNCKNGELTPCHIEISVIELQSGQSLMLSVKDLSEQKQQQELIQTLTTKDTMSGFLNKPATIQHIEHNLVENEQTGTFAVLYITFSRLSETAEVYGLAFYDRVVKHLVESIKSNVDCNQIGRVSEHEFLIIANNHCNTDALWQIGETLVERYGNRAAIGGIELELGMKAVMVDNEYVGANFESLLQLAQYVTNRSQHFGGKKLQSVDSALLREAQNAQAITRDLLGAVQRNEFFAHFQPIVDCSSQEINGFEALARWVHPVLGNISPAVFIPLAEKQKLIVEIGEQILEQACQFISEINNKTKGVTAKPLTVHVNLSSPHFYHTSLVSYLASLIEKYSIKSGQLTLEITESMLMVGESDVIERMALIKQLGVHLALDDFGTGYSSFSTLCTFPLDVVKLDRSYIDQLEHNEKARTLVRSIASMSHELGLTIVAEGVETSSQYKKLKVWNIDEVQGFYFYKPMGEGDAKSLIIEKD from the coding sequence ATGTCTATTCGAAGCATATCTCGTTTTGGTGTTCTAACACTGAAGACGAAAACAGCACTTCTCTTTGCTACTGGATTGCTCAGTATATTGCTGAGCAGCCTCTTTATTACACGCTATTTTTTCTTATTGAGTATTGACCAGCTTGAACTGGATCAGATCGTCAAGGCTAACCGTCAGGCAGAGTCCGTTATAGAACGCATTGTTGAAGCACAAAACGAACGAGCTTATGACTGGGCCCATTGGGATGAGTCATATTTGTTGTTAAAACAAGGGGACCCAGGGTATTACGATCGAAATTTAGGTCTATCGACATTGGATACACTTGGTTTAGATCTGATTGCGTACTTACAAACCGACTTTACGGTGACAGAGTCACTTTATCGGAATATGGATGGAAAAGGTTTTGAGCTGCTCTTGGAGGCCTTCTTGCGTTCAAAAGGAATGAACGCTCATATTGCAAGAATGAAAACGGTTTTGGATGGAGAGAAACACGGGATCTCAGGAATCATCAAAGGGAATGGTGAACTGTGGATCATTTCGCTGACACCGGTACGCGATAGTGAAGGTGAATCTGAAATGGTGGGTTGGCAAATATGGGGACAGCATCTGTCATACCGCTTTCCACATGAATACAGCGGCATTCTTTCTGCTGAAAATGAAATATTGTACGACCAGCAACATGATATTAAGTCGACGGATGAGCATTGGTTGTTAGATTCAGGAATATTCGTTCATAAAGATGACCAAATTCTCTCTGCTCATTCTCCACTTGTCGGTTTAGGCGGTGAAGCCCTTGCAATTTTACATACTGAGGTGCCAAGAGCGTTCTATTCAAAAGGAAATCGCTTATTCTTGCGCCTTATCATCATCGTACTGGCTGTCGCGATTGCCATCACTACCGTCACGGTATTTTTATTTCGAATCCAAGTCGGAAACCGGTTTAAACACCTAGAACACGGGATCACTCGGCTTTTTGATGGAAATGAATTGCCGGAACGAAAAACTAAAGATGAATTTGAACGAATTACTGAGTTAGTTTCACACCTTGCGCAATCTTCAAGTGTCAATGAAGACAAGCTTTCAGAAACGCTACAAAAGTTTGAAGCGTTATATCAAAGCCAAAATATGGGAATGATGCTGGTTGTTGATAAGGTCATCGTGGATTCCAACTTGGCTGTTGAACAGATGCTTGGTTACAAAAAGCATGAGTTACAATCAATGTCACTTGAAAACTTATGTGCTGCTCAAGCACCGCATCATTGCAAAGTGGAAGATATGTATGCAGCGATAGAACAGGGGCAGCGAGAGTTTGAGGCTGAATTAAACTGCAAAAATGGTGAGTTAACACCATGTCACATTGAAATCTCAGTGATTGAGCTCCAGTCTGGACAGTCATTAATGTTATCAGTTAAAGACTTAAGTGAGCAAAAACAACAGCAAGAATTAATTCAAACACTCACGACGAAAGATACAATGTCTGGCTTTTTGAATAAGCCTGCCACTATCCAGCATATTGAACACAACCTCGTTGAGAATGAACAAACAGGTACTTTCGCTGTGCTCTATATTACCTTTTCACGCCTAAGTGAAACGGCGGAAGTCTATGGGCTAGCCTTTTATGATCGTGTTGTGAAGCACTTAGTTGAAAGCATTAAGTCTAATGTTGATTGCAACCAAATTGGCCGCGTCAGCGAGCACGAGTTCCTTATTATTGCTAATAACCACTGTAATACCGACGCGCTATGGCAAATCGGTGAAACGTTGGTGGAGCGGTACGGAAATCGGGCTGCTATCGGTGGTATTGAACTTGAGCTGGGTATGAAAGCTGTGATGGTTGATAACGAATACGTGGGGGCAAACTTTGAGTCACTTTTACAATTAGCACAATATGTCACCAACCGATCGCAGCACTTTGGCGGGAAAAAGCTGCAATCAGTTGATTCTGCTTTATTGCGTGAGGCTCAGAATGCCCAAGCGATTACTCGTGATCTTCTGGGTGCCGTACAACGGAATGAGTTTTTTGCCCATTTCCAACCTATTGTTGATTGCAGTAGCCAAGAGATCAACGGCTTTGAAGCGTTAGCTCGCTGGGTCCACCCTGTGCTTGGAAATATTTCTCCTGCTGTCTTTATCCCACTAGCTGAAAAACAAAAACTGATTGTTGAAATCGGCGAGCAAATATTGGAGCAAGCATGTCAATTTATCTCTGAGATCAATAACAAGACAAAAGGTGTGACCGCAAAACCGCTGACGGTGCACGTTAACCTATCAAGCCCTCATTTCTACCATACGTCTCTGGTTAGTTACTTAGCATCGTTAATCGAAAAATATTCGATAAAAAGTGGCCAGCTGACACTCGAAATTACAGAAAGCATGTTGATGGTTGGGGAAAGCGACGTCATTGAGAGAATGGCACTTATCAAGCAACTCGGTGTTCACTTAGCGCTCGATGATTTTGGTACGGGCTACTCTTCATTCAGTACATTGTGTACGTTCCCTTTAGATGTTGTGAAACTTGACCGCTCTTACATCGATCAACTAGAACACAATGAAAAGGCTCGAACGTTAGTTCGAAGCATTGCTTCTATGTCACATGAATTGGGGCTAACTATTGTGGCTGAAGGGGTTGAAACTTCCTCCCAATACAAAAAACTGAAAGTTTGGAATATAGATGAAGTTCAAGGATTTTATTTCTATAAACCAATGGGAGAAGGGGACGCTAAGTCTTTGATTATTGAAAAAGATTAA
- a CDS encoding DOPA 4,5-dioxygenase family protein yields the protein MSYPQNRHDFYHAHVYFCEESCEFARALRESIFSELNLKVGNFNCQPVGPHTKWSFEVHFTRQEFERFIPWLEQRRAGHSVLVHAVTGDDLLDHTEFAYWLGHPVPLKLALFQ from the coding sequence ATGTCTTACCCTCAAAACCGTCATGATTTCTATCATGCCCATGTGTATTTTTGTGAAGAAAGTTGTGAGTTTGCAAGGGCGCTAAGAGAAAGCATCTTTTCAGAGCTCAATTTAAAGGTGGGTAATTTTAATTGCCAACCAGTCGGCCCTCATACGAAATGGAGCTTTGAGGTGCACTTTACGCGACAAGAGTTTGAGCGCTTTATTCCTTGGTTGGAACAAAGAAGAGCGGGGCATTCTGTTTTAGTTCATGCAGTCACAGGGGATGACTTATTAGATCATACTGAATTCGCTTATTGGTTAGGTCACCCTGTCCCCCTTAAACTTGCTTTGTTTCAGTAG
- a CDS encoding 2OG-Fe(II) oxygenase has translation MNKLIDALATQGYYIWDDFISPEQVAELRNSIPDEWKKARIGRNEETSREVTIRSDKIQWLSSNMGAAVASFLEKMEQIRLEANRHFFLGLFEYEAHFAKYEKGDFYQKHLDCFKGNENRRLTTVFYMNEHWNDEDAGELKVYDLKDNHIATIPPKAGRLFVFLSEQFPHEVLPTNTERYSIAGWFRVNGVQGNTLDIAN, from the coding sequence ATGAACAAGTTAATCGATGCACTGGCAACCCAAGGTTATTACATTTGGGACGATTTTATTTCTCCTGAGCAAGTAGCTGAATTAAGAAACTCTATTCCGGATGAATGGAAAAAAGCTCGCATTGGACGCAATGAAGAAACGTCAAGAGAAGTGACGATACGCAGCGATAAGATCCAATGGCTCAGCAGTAATATGGGTGCCGCTGTAGCAAGTTTTCTTGAGAAGATGGAACAGATCCGCCTTGAGGCGAACCGACATTTTTTTCTTGGTTTGTTTGAATATGAAGCCCATTTTGCGAAATACGAAAAAGGTGACTTCTACCAAAAACACCTGGATTGTTTCAAAGGCAATGAAAATCGCCGTTTAACCACGGTGTTTTATATGAATGAGCATTGGAATGATGAGGATGCCGGTGAGCTTAAAGTGTATGATTTGAAAGATAATCATATTGCTACCATCCCTCCTAAAGCGGGGCGGTTATTTGTCTTTTTGTCTGAACAATTTCCTCATGAAGTACTACCAACGAATACGGAACGCTACAGTATTGCGGGTTGGTTCCGGGTAAACGGAGTGCAAGGGAATACGCTCGATATTGCAAACTAG
- a CDS encoding patatin family protein, producing the protein MKALVVEGGAMRGIFASGVLDAFMRKHYNPYHFSIGVSAGVSNLVGYLAHQPKRSYHVITKLATDKRFLNPARFVKGGHLVDVKWLIEESNRRYPLDIEKVRHANPMLATTTNINTGNADYYQLDLDNLERILEATCALPIAYKTVPCFSGGCYTDGGVADSIPVKEAYRRGVKDITVILSHPISYEMPAPKFGWLMQKVLADYPHVASALAKRAENYNQSLEFIRHPPTDAIVRVIAPPEQFAVQRLTKNKRILEHGYQMGLEAGEQHLQIQQGIHGLTDENCHFCI; encoded by the coding sequence ATGAAGGCTCTAGTGGTTGAAGGTGGTGCGATGCGAGGCATTTTTGCTAGTGGCGTTTTAGATGCATTTATGCGCAAACATTACAATCCTTATCATTTTTCTATCGGTGTGTCTGCGGGTGTATCTAACTTAGTGGGCTACCTCGCCCATCAACCAAAACGGAGTTACCATGTCATCACGAAACTTGCGACTGACAAACGCTTTTTAAATCCCGCCAGATTTGTGAAGGGTGGGCATTTGGTCGATGTAAAGTGGCTTATCGAAGAATCTAACCGTCGCTACCCTCTTGATATTGAAAAGGTGCGACATGCAAACCCAATGCTTGCAACTACAACCAATATCAATACCGGAAACGCCGATTATTACCAACTAGATTTAGACAATCTTGAGCGTATTCTCGAAGCAACTTGTGCACTTCCGATCGCTTATAAAACTGTTCCTTGTTTTTCAGGAGGATGTTATACCGATGGCGGGGTTGCCGATTCAATTCCTGTAAAAGAAGCGTATCGCCGAGGTGTAAAAGATATTACGGTTATTCTATCTCACCCGATAAGTTATGAAATGCCTGCACCAAAATTCGGTTGGTTAATGCAAAAGGTATTGGCAGATTACCCTCATGTAGCAAGTGCATTAGCAAAACGCGCGGAGAATTATAATCAATCACTGGAGTTTATCCGCCATCCTCCAACAGACGCGATCGTGCGTGTCATCGCTCCACCCGAACAGTTTGCGGTGCAAAGGCTAACTAAAAATAAACGTATTTTAGAGCATGGCTACCAAATGGGGCTTGAGGCTGGAGAACAGCATCTACAAATACAACAGGGCATTCACGGTTTAACCGATGAAAATTGTCACTTCTGTATCTAA
- a CDS encoding HD domain-containing phosphohydrolase yields MEHLHRYQPICYFEYADSLNAQLQSIKSRMSSHIPHLDRISFALFDEHEQMLRTYADSSLLSLQKAHYEASISRLPALKQCMESGVPRVLNDLTDMTPSPHITMLIECGYRSSAAIPLYQSGDFIGFAFLNSFTKAAFDLSIITRLKPYIDMIQFAVFSEYQLVHAIIECAEQVQRHSPVYHRESQAHKERIAFYARIIAANLADMYGFDDETVENISLFAQFHDLGKTRLPVTLLCKMAPLTSKELVQIRKHIQHGMDIIDEILEALGYPHHPSVLLLSQIMAHHHEFLDGSGYPDGLIGEEIPIAARIVSVANIYDAMTAHKPYRQACSAMHAILELEKMVHQGKLDKHCVEALRENQNILAEHASDFPEFDPKDGFYQ; encoded by the coding sequence ATGGAACATTTACATCGTTATCAGCCAATTTGCTATTTTGAATATGCTGATTCACTGAATGCGCAGTTACAATCCATTAAAAGTCGTATGAGTAGTCACATACCTCACTTAGACAGAATTTCATTTGCCCTTTTCGATGAGCATGAGCAAATGCTTAGGACGTACGCGGACAGCTCCTTGTTATCGCTGCAAAAAGCGCACTATGAAGCATCGATTTCTCGCCTACCAGCTTTAAAACAATGCATGGAGTCCGGGGTGCCACGGGTGTTGAACGATTTAACAGACATGACGCCATCGCCTCATATCACCATGCTTATTGAGTGTGGTTATCGTTCTTCGGCGGCGATACCGTTATATCAAAGTGGAGATTTCATTGGCTTCGCGTTTCTTAACTCATTTACCAAAGCTGCATTCGACCTTTCCATCATTACTAGGCTCAAACCGTATATTGATATGATTCAGTTCGCGGTGTTTTCTGAGTATCAACTGGTGCATGCCATTATCGAGTGTGCAGAACAAGTACAGAGGCATTCGCCTGTATATCATCGTGAATCACAAGCGCACAAAGAGCGTATTGCGTTTTATGCCCGTATTATCGCCGCTAATTTAGCAGACATGTACGGCTTTGATGATGAAACGGTTGAGAATATTTCTTTGTTCGCTCAGTTTCATGACTTAGGCAAAACCCGTCTCCCCGTTACTTTGTTATGTAAAATGGCACCACTAACTAGCAAAGAACTTGTCCAAATCAGAAAGCATATTCAACATGGCATGGACATTATTGATGAGATACTAGAAGCGCTGGGGTACCCTCATCACCCAAGTGTTTTATTACTAAGCCAAATTATGGCACATCACCATGAATTTTTAGATGGTTCAGGGTATCCAGATGGGCTGATAGGTGAAGAAATACCTATTGCGGCACGGATTGTATCCGTCGCTAACATCTATGATGCGATGACTGCACATAAACCCTATCGCCAAGCCTGTTCGGCTATGCATGCCATTTTAGAGTTAGAGAAAATGGTTCATCAGGGTAAGCTCGATAAACATTGTGTCGAAGCTCTAAGAGAAAACCAGAACATATTGGCAGAGCACGCATCAGACTTTCCAGAGTTCGACCCCAAAGATGGTTTCTATCAATAG
- a CDS encoding Dps family protein, with the protein MSHQISLIGLDQEQSQTLSEQLNDLLAHYQLQYMNSRGYHWNIKGQQFFELHVKFEEIYTDLQTKIDELAERILTLGFTPDHSFSRYLERSAIKEHQNATTGKACVQGLVDGFSQLIAKQRVILQYAAEADDEGTAALMGDYIREQEKLMWMLNAYLQ; encoded by the coding sequence ATGTCTCACCAAATTAGCTTAATCGGCCTTGACCAAGAACAGTCACAAACACTGTCTGAACAACTAAATGATCTGTTAGCGCATTATCAGCTTCAATACATGAATTCTCGCGGGTATCACTGGAATATTAAAGGGCAGCAGTTTTTCGAATTACACGTGAAATTTGAAGAGATTTACACGGACCTGCAAACAAAAATTGACGAACTAGCTGAGCGTATATTGACTCTTGGTTTTACTCCTGATCATAGCTTTAGCCGTTACCTTGAGCGCAGTGCAATTAAAGAGCATCAAAATGCGACGACAGGAAAAGCGTGTGTTCAAGGGTTAGTTGATGGCTTTAGTCAATTGATTGCAAAACAGCGTGTGATCTTGCAATACGCAGCTGAAGCGGATGATGAAGGCACTGCTGCATTGATGGGTGACTACATTCGCGAACAAGAGAAACTTATGTGGATGTTAAACGCATATCTACAATAA
- a CDS encoding basic amino acid/polyamine antiporter, giving the protein MDNKLGLGSLTAIVIGSMIGAGVFSLPQNMASVASPAAVMLGWLITGVGMIFLALSFQKLATAKPHVESGVFGYAKEGFGDFVGFCSAWGYWLSAMLANVSYLVIVFSTLGLLFDTPTNVIFGQGNTWVSIVGASCLLWMVHALVLRGVQTAALINMVTTYAKLVPLIIFIICALFAFNLDTFTLDFTGVHFGAEHDLLSQVKSTMLVTVWVFIGIEGAVVVSSRARNRKDIGRATILGLLTALAIYVFVTLLSMGVIKPVELAQYHNPSMAKVLTTILGPWGQVIVSVGLLISVCGAFLSWTVLASEAPYLCAKENMFPKKYAEVNKAGSPFRPLLLTNVWIQISLIVVMFAGSTYDTLLVIASEMILVPYFLVGAFTLKLAIEKRDKGSLLAIGLGASVYGLWLLYASGLNYLLLSAILYLPGLYFYMQAKREQGIHPFQGKEKWGACGLSIVAITAVGMISQGILSLSM; this is encoded by the coding sequence ATGGATAATAAACTTGGACTTGGCTCACTAACTGCAATCGTCATTGGTTCAATGATAGGAGCTGGAGTCTTTAGTCTGCCACAAAATATGGCTTCTGTAGCTAGCCCAGCTGCAGTCATGTTAGGTTGGCTGATCACCGGTGTCGGAATGATCTTTCTTGCTTTGTCATTCCAAAAACTTGCTACAGCTAAACCACACGTAGAAAGTGGGGTGTTTGGTTATGCAAAAGAAGGCTTTGGTGATTTTGTCGGTTTTTGCTCGGCTTGGGGGTATTGGTTGAGCGCGATGCTTGCCAACGTTTCTTATCTGGTGATCGTATTTAGTACCTTAGGCCTCTTATTTGATACTCCGACCAATGTGATTTTTGGTCAGGGCAATACTTGGGTTTCTATTGTTGGTGCGTCTTGCTTACTTTGGATGGTGCATGCGCTAGTTTTGCGCGGTGTGCAAACAGCAGCATTAATTAATATGGTGACCACGTATGCCAAATTAGTTCCGCTGATCATTTTTATTATCTGCGCTTTATTTGCCTTCAATTTAGATACCTTCACATTAGACTTTACAGGGGTACACTTTGGTGCTGAGCATGACTTGCTATCTCAAGTCAAAAGTACGATGTTAGTGACGGTCTGGGTTTTCATTGGTATTGAAGGTGCTGTTGTTGTTTCTAGCCGAGCACGAAACCGAAAAGACATTGGCCGAGCCACAATCCTTGGCTTGCTAACCGCTTTGGCTATTTATGTCTTTGTTACACTCCTTTCCATGGGGGTAATTAAACCTGTTGAGCTTGCCCAATACCACAACCCGTCAATGGCGAAAGTTCTCACTACAATTCTTGGTCCTTGGGGACAGGTAATTGTAAGCGTTGGCCTTCTTATCTCAGTCTGTGGTGCCTTTTTGAGCTGGACAGTGCTGGCTTCAGAAGCTCCTTATTTATGCGCTAAAGAAAACATGTTCCCTAAGAAGTATGCTGAGGTGAATAAAGCAGGTAGTCCCTTCCGTCCATTACTTTTAACAAATGTGTGGATACAAATCTCGCTGATAGTGGTGATGTTTGCTGGCAGTACGTACGACACGTTGCTCGTGATAGCATCAGAAATGATATTGGTTCCTTACTTCCTCGTGGGTGCGTTTACATTAAAACTTGCAATCGAGAAGCGTGATAAAGGAAGCTTATTAGCGATTGGATTAGGCGCTAGTGTTTATGGTTTGTGGTTACTGTATGCTTCAGGGTTAAATTATTTACTGCTATCGGCGATTTTGTACCTACCGGGATTGTACTTTTACATGCAAGCAAAACGAGAGCAGGGTATTCATCCGTTTCAAGGAAAAGAAAAATGGGGTGCGTGCGGCTTAAGTATTGTTGCGATTACTGCGGTCGGTATGATTTCACAAGGCATACTAAGCCTTTCAATGTAA
- a CDS encoding winged helix-turn-helix transcriptional regulator codes for MHKVTVLDKKDAINCPIRNVIDRIGDKWSLIVLVVLSEQPTRFNELKRTVGDISQKVLTQVLKNLEQDGYINRTEYHENQLKVVYELTEMGLSILDPIGELIHWAEQNHSKILKNREKYSS; via the coding sequence ATGCATAAAGTGACAGTTCTGGATAAAAAAGATGCAATAAATTGCCCAATACGCAACGTCATTGATCGAATTGGTGACAAGTGGAGCTTAATCGTTTTAGTGGTACTTTCAGAGCAACCCACCCGATTTAATGAGTTAAAAAGAACGGTGGGCGACATCTCTCAAAAAGTGTTAACTCAGGTGCTTAAAAATTTAGAGCAAGATGGTTATATAAATAGAACGGAATACCATGAAAATCAGCTAAAGGTCGTGTATGAGCTTACTGAGATGGGATTAAGTATCTTAGATCCGATTGGAGAGTTGATTCATTGGGCAGAACAGAATCATTCCAAGATATTGAAAAACCGAGAGAAGTACTCAAGCTAA
- a CDS encoding nuclear transport factor 2 family protein translates to MNIKSICFVSAMLVSMAVLGGCSARSVDTTNSKENTSMKQTAMNAQNALFKDYDAAEIRKYFREDYIQHNPHVPTGLAPMLEMLPALKAAGTTYKNHRLLQDGDFIVMHNTYDNAEAFGAKEVVTFDVWRMENGQVAEHWDAISPIVKNTASGRSQFDGPTTVKDLDKTADNKVLVTKFVEDVLFGNAPEKITDYVSLEQYDQHNPVVKDGLDGLQEALKYLASQNNLFEYHKIHRILGEGNFVLTQSEGRWNGKPQAFYDLFRVENGKIVEHWDIIQEIPAQMAHGNGMF, encoded by the coding sequence ATGAATATAAAGTCCATATGTTTTGTGTCGGCAATGTTAGTGAGTATGGCGGTTCTGGGTGGTTGCTCCGCTCGTTCTGTTGATACCACGAATTCAAAGGAGAATACTTCGATGAAACAAACTGCAATGAATGCTCAAAATGCACTTTTTAAAGATTATGATGCTGCTGAAATAAGAAAATATTTTCGTGAAGATTACATTCAGCATAACCCACACGTTCCAACAGGCTTAGCCCCAATGCTAGAGATGTTGCCAGCATTAAAAGCGGCTGGAACAACATATAAAAATCACCGTCTACTGCAAGATGGGGATTTCATTGTTATGCATAACACCTATGACAATGCTGAAGCTTTCGGCGCTAAAGAGGTGGTCACATTTGACGTTTGGCGAATGGAAAACGGCCAAGTTGCGGAGCATTGGGATGCAATTTCTCCGATTGTTAAAAATACAGCAAGTGGACGTTCGCAATTTGATGGCCCGACTACCGTTAAAGATTTAGATAAAACGGCTGACAATAAAGTATTGGTGACAAAATTTGTAGAAGATGTTCTTTTTGGTAATGCACCAGAAAAGATCACTGACTATGTAAGCCTAGAGCAGTACGACCAACACAACCCAGTGGTTAAAGATGGATTAGATGGGTTGCAAGAAGCACTTAAATACCTAGCGTCGCAAAATAACTTGTTTGAATACCATAAGATCCACCGAATTTTAGGTGAGGGTAATTTTGTATTGACTCAAAGTGAAGGTCGTTGGAATGGCAAACCTCAGGCGTTTTATGATCTATTTCGTGTCGAGAACGGCAAGATAGTTGAGCACTGGGATATCATCCAAGAAATTCCGGCACAAATGGCTCATGGCAATGGCATGTTTTAA
- a CDS encoding alanine/glycine:cation symporter family protein — protein MKKNVLLALAGGFFASNAVASSLDEKINEVVAPIVNPFVGMIFSTIPFPFSDVQVPWIVLWLVVAAIFFTAYLGFINVRGFKHAIELVSGKYSDPKAKQDGEVTHFQALTTALSGTVGLGNIAGVAVAVSIGGAGATFWMILAGLLGMSSKFVECALGVKYRNTNPDGTVSGGPMYYLSKGLAARGNAALGRTLAVLFSVCAIGGALGGGNMFQANQAFKQVVSVTGGDASFLADKGWLFGLILAVIVGIVIIGGIKSIAKVTEKVVPFMALIYVGTALIIIGINYDRIDDAFGAIFHGAFTGEGIAGGVIGVLIQGFKRAAFSNEAGVGSAAIAHSAVKTKEPLSEGFVSLLEPFIDTVVICTMTALVIIITGYLDTDTGLAGVELTSAAFGSAISWFPYILAIAVVLFAFSTMISWSYYGLKAWTYLFGESKTAEIIFKVKFCVFVVIGAAMNLGPVIDFSDAMIFSMALVNIVGLYILVPEIKRDLADYLVRLEARKQGKLEAASQES, from the coding sequence ATGAAGAAAAACGTGTTGCTGGCACTGGCAGGGGGATTTTTTGCCTCAAATGCCGTTGCGTCCAGCTTAGATGAAAAAATTAATGAAGTAGTTGCACCTATCGTAAACCCTTTTGTTGGAATGATCTTTTCGACTATTCCATTCCCATTTTCTGACGTACAGGTGCCTTGGATCGTATTATGGTTAGTCGTTGCCGCTATCTTTTTTACGGCTTACCTTGGGTTTATTAACGTCCGAGGTTTTAAGCATGCTATCGAATTAGTTTCAGGCAAATACAGCGATCCGAAAGCAAAGCAAGATGGTGAAGTCACCCATTTTCAAGCACTAACAACTGCTCTTTCCGGTACTGTCGGTTTGGGTAATATTGCAGGTGTTGCTGTTGCTGTTTCGATTGGTGGTGCTGGAGCGACTTTCTGGATGATCCTTGCAGGCTTATTGGGTATGTCCAGTAAGTTTGTGGAGTGTGCGCTGGGTGTTAAATACCGAAACACAAACCCTGATGGGACAGTTTCTGGCGGCCCAATGTACTACTTGAGTAAAGGCTTAGCAGCACGTGGCAATGCCGCTCTTGGACGCACTCTTGCTGTACTATTTTCGGTGTGTGCTATCGGTGGCGCTTTAGGCGGCGGTAACATGTTCCAAGCCAACCAAGCATTTAAGCAAGTGGTTAGCGTAACAGGTGGTGATGCCTCTTTCCTTGCTGATAAAGGTTGGTTATTTGGCCTTATCCTTGCTGTGATTGTAGGTATCGTGATTATTGGTGGTATCAAATCAATTGCGAAAGTAACTGAAAAAGTCGTACCGTTTATGGCGCTCATCTATGTGGGTACTGCTTTGATCATCATCGGTATTAACTATGATCGTATCGATGATGCATTTGGTGCTATTTTCCATGGCGCATTTACCGGTGAAGGCATTGCCGGTGGTGTGATTGGTGTGCTAATCCAAGGTTTCAAACGAGCAGCGTTTTCGAACGAAGCGGGTGTTGGTTCAGCGGCGATTGCTCACTCTGCGGTAAAAACGAAAGAGCCATTGTCTGAAGGCTTTGTATCTCTACTTGAACCATTTATCGATACTGTTGTTATTTGTACGATGACAGCTTTGGTCATCATTATCACAGGTTACTTGGACACGGACACTGGTTTAGCTGGCGTTGAACTAACTTCTGCTGCATTTGGTAGCGCAATTAGCTGGTTCCCGTATATTCTAGCTATTGCAGTCGTTCTCTTTGCATTCTCGACGATGATTTCGTGGTCTTACTATGGCTTAAAAGCTTGGACTTACCTATTTGGTGAAAGTAAAACAGCTGAAATCATCTTTAAAGTGAAGTTCTGTGTCTTCGTTGTGATTGGCGCTGCAATGAACTTAGGCCCGGTTATCGACTTCTCTGATGCTATGATCTTCTCTATGGCACTGGTTAACATTGTTGGTCTATATATTCTGGTTCCTGAGATTAAACGTGACCTTGCAGATTATCTGGTACGCCTAGAAGCACGTAAACAAGGTAAGCTTGAAGCGGCTTCTCAAGAGTCTTAA